The following proteins come from a genomic window of Lytechinus pictus isolate F3 Inbred chromosome 1, Lp3.0, whole genome shotgun sequence:
- the LOC135159624 gene encoding acetylcholinesterase-like, with the protein MAKAEPEYSDVAADFMSDYFFVCPNFMAADQLSDAGITTYSYIMTHRPSVSMWGKQIEWLGATHGEDLPYTLGNPFMLESLDPEHNLFLIGLFNEQEVEIAIQIMKYWSNFAKTGNPNLSCKESKPDPNYPLWETYSKEIKSYKELSMTFESRQGLPNPQSCMFQNHLLSKLQKNAAELARLNSLLEEKVVADSGKTCEDPDSCPEE; encoded by the exons ATGGCGAAAGCAGAACCCGAGTACTCGGATGTCGCCGCTGATTTCATGAGCGATTATTTTTTCGTTTGCCCCAATTTCATGGCAGCAGACCAGCTCTCAGATGCTGGCATTACCACATACAGTTACATCATGACTCACAGACCTTCTGTTTCAATGTGGGGCAAACAGATCGAATGGTTAGGAGCAACTCATGGTGAAGATCTTCCTTATACTCTCGGGAATCCATTCATGTTAGAATCCTTGGATCCGGAACATAATCTATTCTTGATTGGTCTCTTCAATGAACAAGAAGTAGAGATTGCCATTCAAATCATGAAGTACTGGTCAAACTTCGCAAAGACAGG GAATCCCAATCTTTCATGCAAAGAAAGCAAGCCAGATCCAAATTATCCGCTATGGGAAACTTATTCAAAGGAAATCAAAAGTTACAAGGAACTTTCAATGACTTTTGAGAGTCGTCAAGGTTTACCCAATCCTCAGAGTTGTATGTTCCAGAATCATCTTCTATCCAAGCTGCAGAAAAATGCAG CCGAATTGGCCCGACTGAATTCTCTTTTAGAAGAAAAGGTGGTGGCTGATAGTGGAAAGACTTGTGAGGATCCCGATTCCTGCCCGGAGGAATAG
- the LOC129256634 gene encoding 2-aminomuconic semialdehyde dehydrogenase-like, with protein sequence MLNWSDIALAETTDLYRNVKKEARNLCCILVMTTDINDNGKRRKMTEITVSVENFIDGKFMPASRFLDSYDPSVGEVWARIPASGKHEVDLAVAAAKRAFPIWSSKSPTERAKVMNKIADLIEENLDDLAKMESKDQGKPVWLARAVDIPRAVHNFRFFASSILHTRNSSTILDVGATNYTMHMPIGVVGLISPWNLPLYLLTFKIAPCIAYGNTCVCKPSEMTSVTSWMIAKLLVKAGLPNGVVNMVFGDGPEAGSAIVEHPDVPLVSFTGGTETGKKIMALASPLCKKLSLELGGKNAALVFDDVDLDEVIPTMVKSGFINQGEICLCMSRIFVQENIFENFVNKYVNAASNMLVGPPSEASSKLGALISKEHLNKVKGYVALSVEEGGMIHCGEGVDEICLPQKYKNGYYMLPTVITGLGPYSRCMQEEIFGPVVCIAPFTTEEDAIEKANSVKFGLSACVWTNDVRRTHHVSQKLQVGTVWVNCWMVRDLNMPFGGMKASGIGREGVNESIEFFTEAKCICIKH encoded by the exons ATGCTTAATTGGAGCGATATAGCGTTGGCAGAAACAACTGATCTGTACAGAAACGTAAAAAAAGAGGCGAGGAATCTGTGCTGTATTTTGGTTATGACAACAGATATCAACGATAACGGAAAACGTCGCAAAATGACAGAAATTACTGTGTCTGTAGAAAATTTCATCGACGGAAAGTTTATGCCAGCCTCCAGGTTTCTGGATAGCTATGATCCATCAGTAGGAGAGGTTTGGGCTAGAATCCCAGCTAGTGGAAAGCATGAGGTTGATTTAGCAGTAGCGGCAGCCAAACGTGCATTTCCAAT ATGGTCGTCCAAAAGTCCAACGGAGCGAGCAAAGGTGATGAACAAAATAGCTGATCTCATCGAAGAAAATCTTGACGACCTTGCAAAGATGGAGTCAAAGGACCAAGGTAAACCTGTCTGGCTGGCAAGGGCGGTAGACATTCCAAGAGCTGTGCACAACTTCCGTTTCTTTGCATCATCTATTCTCCACACCAGGAACAG TTCTACCATACTTGATGTTGGAGCAACTAACTACACCATGCATATGCCTATTGGAGTAGTGGGTTTGATCAGTCCATGGAATCTTCCCCTCTATCTACTGACATTCAAAATTGCACCCTGCATTGCTTATGGAAACACCTGTGTTTGTAAGCCCAGCGAGATGACTTCAGTGACCTCATGGATGATTGCCAAACTCTTGGTGAAAGCAG GTCTACCGAACGGTGTCGTCAACATGGTCTTTGGTGATGGACCTGAAGCAGGGTCAGCAATCGTTGAACATCCTGATGTTCCTCTTGTTTCCTTCACTGGTGGTACTGAAACAGGAAAGAAGATTATGGCCCTAGCCTCACCCCTCTGTAAAAAATTATCTCTTGAG ctTGGAGGTAAGAATGCTGCCTTGGTGTTTGATGATGTAGATCTTGATGAGGTCATCCCAACAATGGTAAAGTCAGGCTTCATAAACCAGGGTGAAATCTGTCTGTGTATGAGTAGGATCTTTGTGCAAGAAAACATCTTTGAGAACTTTGTCAACAAATATGTAAATGCTGCAAG CAATATGTTGGTTGGTCCTCCCTCAGAAGCATCCTCTAAACTTGGTGCCCTCATCAGCAAGGAACACCttaataaggtcaaaggttatgtTGCACTCTCTGTAGAAGAAGGTGGCATGATCCATTGTGGTGAAGGGGTGGATGAGATATGTCTtccacaaaaatataaaaat GGTTATTACATGCTACCTACTGTAATAACAGGACTTGGACCCTATAGCAGGTGCATGCAGGAAGAGATCTTTGGCCCTGTTGTATGTATCGCTCCTTTCACCACAGAAGAAGAT GCAATTGAAAAGGCAAACTCTGTGAAGTTTGGACTCTCCGCTTGTGTTTGGACCAATGATGTTAGAAGAACACACCATGTTTCTCAGAAACTACAG GTTGGAACTGTCTGGGTCAATTGCTGGATGGTACGTGATCTCAATATGCCTTTCGGAGGGATGAAGGCTTCTGGGATAGGTCGGGAAGGAGTCAATGAATCCATTGAATTCTTCACGGAAGCCAAGTGTATCTGTATCAAGCATTGA